From Pseudofrankia saprophytica, a single genomic window includes:
- the argG gene encoding argininosuccinate synthase, whose product MEIKDLKGESVAFFASGGLDSCTVTHWLTSHDVKVICFTADLGQPDEREGLDVVAERMKACGAVESVIVPLRTEMGEAGIQAVQGLTRYEGRYWNTTPLGRYVTIRGMLPHILERGIKILSHGATGRGNDQARFQLVPNMLAPSVSVYAPWRDQAFLDAFGGREEMIDYCEKHGLPIQATRKSPYSTDANLLGLTHEAGVLESLGTGANFVSPIMGVRPVDAPDQPELVTVVFEKGRPVSIAGQPVSDPAEVLELANQIGGRNSVGINLHLVENRFVGVKSRGVYEAPGMELLGSAYEYLLQTILDRRARKIFEFASDFLGEQLYQAYGEDLGSQLARKVVSEVAQLATGSITLELYKGTVNFAAAADIPHSLYSEEDASMSRVGAFDHKDSEGFLQVLGVGARTASRAGQIQGLLETE is encoded by the coding sequence ATGGAGATCAAGGACCTCAAGGGCGAGAGCGTCGCCTTCTTCGCGTCGGGCGGGCTCGACAGTTGTACGGTCACCCACTGGCTGACCTCGCACGACGTCAAGGTCATCTGCTTCACCGCGGACCTCGGCCAGCCGGACGAGCGCGAGGGCCTCGACGTCGTCGCCGAGCGGATGAAGGCCTGCGGCGCGGTCGAGTCCGTCATCGTCCCGCTCCGCACAGAGATGGGTGAGGCCGGCATCCAGGCCGTTCAGGGCCTCACCCGGTATGAGGGCCGGTACTGGAACACGACCCCGCTGGGCCGGTACGTGACGATTCGCGGGATGCTTCCGCACATCCTCGAGCGCGGCATCAAGATCCTCAGTCACGGCGCGACTGGACGAGGCAACGACCAGGCGCGGTTCCAGCTCGTCCCGAACATGCTGGCGCCCAGCGTCTCCGTCTACGCGCCCTGGCGCGACCAGGCCTTCCTCGACGCCTTCGGTGGCCGCGAGGAGATGATCGACTACTGCGAGAAGCACGGTCTGCCGATCCAGGCCACCCGTAAGTCGCCCTACTCGACCGACGCCAACCTGCTGGGCCTCACCCACGAGGCCGGCGTGCTCGAGTCGCTGGGTACCGGCGCCAACTTCGTCAGCCCGATCATGGGTGTCCGCCCCGTCGACGCCCCTGACCAGCCGGAGCTGGTCACGGTCGTGTTCGAGAAGGGACGCCCGGTTTCGATCGCCGGTCAGCCGGTCTCCGACCCGGCGGAGGTCCTCGAGCTCGCCAACCAGATCGGCGGCCGGAACAGCGTCGGCATCAACCTGCACCTCGTCGAGAACCGCTTCGTCGGCGTGAAGTCCCGCGGCGTCTACGAGGCTCCCGGCATGGAGCTGTTGGGCAGCGCCTACGAGTACCTGCTGCAGACGATCCTGGACCGCCGCGCCAGGAAGATCTTCGAGTTCGCGTCGGACTTCCTCGGCGAGCAGCTGTACCAGGCCTACGGAGAGGACCTTGGCTCGCAGCTCGCGCGCAAGGTCGTCTCCGAGGTCGCCCAACTCGCCACCGGCTCGATCACGCTCGAGCTCTACAAGGGCACCGTCAACTTCGCCGCCGCGGCGGACATCCCGCACTCGCTCTACAGCGAGGAGGACGCCTCGATGAGCCGGGTCGGCGCCTTCGACCACAAGGACTCCGAGGGCTTCCTGCAGGTGCTCGGCGTCGGTGCGCGAACCGCGTCCCGCGCCGGCCAGATCCAGGGTCTCCTCGAAACCGAGTAG